The Chitinophagaceae bacterium genome includes the window GTCCATAAAGTGAAACCACCAAAACAGTAATTACCAAAACCAGCAAGGCATAAACAAAGAAAGCCTGAACTTCGAGTATATTCATTGCAACATTCATCATCAGATGAAAAAGTGTTACAATTACCATGCTTCCTCTTGAATTGTTACAAGCCCAGGTAATAATTACTGTGTAAGACATGACAAGTATTGCATAGGCTGCAAAAGGAATTTTTTCATAACCCAGACCTGCAAACCACATGGGAAGATGCCACATGGTCCAGATTACTCCAAGAACCAGGCTGGCGCATAAGGCGCTCATTTTCATCTGAAGCCGTGGCAGGGCAAATCCACGCCAGCCAAGTTCTTCTCCCGTGGCACCTGTAATGGTAGATATGATCAGAAGAGCCAGCATACTCATGGGGTCAAAAACGATTTCCGAAACCGGGTTAACCCCATATA containing:
- a CDS encoding CPBP family intramembrane metalloprotease, coding for MSMLALLIISTITGATGEELGWRGFALPRLQMKMSALCASLVLGVIWTMWHLPMWFAGLGYEKIPFAAYAILVMSYTVIITWACNNSRGSMVIVTLFHLMMNVAMNILEVQAFFVYALLVLVITVLVVSLYGPSKLSKAAELPIDKDTGEWVN